The DNA sequence ATATGGACACGGCAGTGTTCCTGTAACTAAATCGAAAATATGTATTGGAGAGGAGCATCGTGTAGTGGAGAACGGCAGGGAAAAATGTGGGGAAATCCAGCTACTATAAATTAGACCTCTAATTAAGAGAAAATTAGACAGTGTACTGTAGGGGACGTTATAGGTCTCCTTTGATGGtctaattttttacatttagcattttagtcatttagcagacgctcttatccaaagcgacttacagttagtgtgtcaaggggtgctgaaggtgggtgtggtgcatgaatcaagcgcaggacgcagaagctcagtccaaaagactttagtgcaatattcacgtagaaaataagcacaataagcccgaaggcgaaataacggcgcacacaggcgtcaaacaaacggcgcactaacatgtgcgaaaaacctctccaaaacactggagggaagtacgtagctccaacacaaaacagaagagcaatcacatacaaagacaaacacacacaacgagaactaaataggacactaacgaggactaacaagacacaggtgtacaacatcaagacaaaaccaaacgaacatgaaacatagatcggtggcagctagtactcgggggcgacgaccgccgaagcctgcccgaaccaggaggaggagcagcctcggccgaaaccggtgacagtaccccccttgacgcgcggctccagccgtgcgccgaccccggcctcggggacgaccaggaggacgcggagcagggcgcgcgggatggtcccggtggaactccgacaggagagatgggtctaggatgtccctcccgcggcacccagcaccgctcctccgggccatacccctcccactccacgagatactggagacccccatccggcgtcttgagtccaagatggaccgaacggtgtgcgccggagcccctcgatgtccagtgggggcggaggagtctcccctatctcattgtcctggagtggaccagctaccaccagcctgagaagagacacatggaacgaggggttaatattcttatactcaacaggtagatgtaacctataacacacctcgttcaatcttctcaggactttaaagggccccacaaaccgccgacccagcttccggcagggcaggcggaggggtaggtttctggtagagagccagactcgatctccgggtgcgtacaccggcccctcactgcggtggagatcggcgctcgccttgtgacgaaggacggcccgctgcaggtggacgtgggcagcgttccacgtctcttccgagcgcctcatccaatcatccactgcaggggcctcgatctggctctgctgccaaggtgccagaaccggctggtaacctaacacacattggaagggggttaggttggtagaggagtggcggagagagttctgggccatctcggcccagggaatgtactgTGCCCACTCCTCCgtccggccctggcaatacgacctcagaaacctacccacatcctggttgacacgttctacctgcccgttactctccgggtggtaccctgaggtaaggctaaccgagacccccaaacgctctccaaacacgggaggtaaactgggggcctcgatcagacactatatcctcgggtaccccgtaatgccggaagacgtgggtaaatagggcctcagtggtctgtagggcagtaggaagacccgacatagggagaagacgacaggccttagagaaccggtccacaacgaccaggatggtggtattcccctgagagaggggaaggtctgtcacaaaatccaccgagaggtgggaccatggtcgttgtggaacgggcaggggttgtaacttacccctgggcagatgtcggggcaccttacactgggcgcacaccgagcaggaggagacataaaccctcacatccctagccaaagtgggccaccagtatttagtgctaaggcaatgcactgtccggccaatacccggatgtccagaggagggtgacgtgtgagcccagtaaatgagtcgatcccgaatctcgaacggaacgtacttccgaccctcaggacactgtggagggctggggtcggtgcacgcaacgctcgctcgatttcggcatcgacctcccacaccaccggtgccacaaggcaagactccggtagtatgggagtaggctcaacggacctctcctccgtgtcataccgccgggacagcgcatctgccttaccattctgggacccagggatgtacgtgattttaaatacgaacctggtgagaaacatactccatcgagcctggcgaggttcagtctcctcgctgcccggatgtactccaggttccgatggtcagtcaaaatgaggaaagggtgttgagccccctcaagccaatgcctccacaccttaagggcttgaactacagctaacagctccctgtccccaacgtcatagttacgctctgccgggctgagcttttttgagtaaaaagcacaggggcggagtttaggtggcgtgccggaccgctgagagaacggcccctataccagcctcagacgcgtctacctcaacctgaaagggtaatgcgggatccggatgcgccagcaccggagccgacgtaaacaggtccttcagtctcctaaaagccctgtccgcatcagctgaccactgcaggcgcaccggaccccctttcagaagggacgtgatgggagctgccacctgtccaaaaccccggataaacctccggtagtaattcgcaaagcccaagaactgctgcacctcttttacagtggttggagtttgccaattacgcacagcggacacacgatccacctccattctcacccctgacgcggacaggaggaggagcagcctcggccgaaaccgtgacatagtgagtgcatacatttttcatactggccccccgtgggaatatataattattattaatgTTCTGGTAATTTAATTTATATTCTATTTATAGACTTTATATAcgctaccattcaaaagtttggggtcacttagaagtgtccttgtttttgaaagaaaagcaatttttttgtccattaaaataacatcaaattgatcagaaatacagtgtagacattttttatgttgtaaatggctattgtagctggaaacggctgattttttatggaatatctacataggcgtacagaggcccattatcagcaaccatcagtcctgtgttccaatggcacgttgtgtttgctaatccaagtttatcattttaaaaggctaattgatcattagaaaacccttttgcaattatgttagcacagctgaaaaccgttgtgctgattaaagaagcaataaaattggccttcttgagactagttgagtatctggagcatcagcaattgtgggttcgaatacaggctcaaaatggccagaaacaaattaactttgttctgaaactcgtcagtctattcttgttctgagaaatgaaggctattctatgcgagaaattgccaaggaactgaagatctcgtacaacgctgtgtactacagtcttgtcccatcgctgcaactcccgtacggactcgggagaggcgaaggtcgagagaaATGCGtactccgaaacacgaccctgccacgccgcactgcttcttgacactgctcgcttaacccggaagccagccgcaccaatgtgttggaggaaacaccgtacagctggcgaccgaagtcagcgtgtatgcgcccggcccaccacatggagttgctagagcacgatgggacaaagacatcccagccggccaaaccctcccctaacccagacgacgctggacaattctgcaccgcctcatgggtctcccggtcgcggccggctgcgacacagcccgggatcgaacccagatctgcgatgcgatgcagtgccttagactgctgcgccactcgggataatattttcttaactattaAGATAATATAATTTCTTGGCATTTATTGTATGTACCAAATGACTTAAAACTATACACAGTCACCAACCGACCCATGAAACCAAAATTCAAGCTGTTTTGAAAGACTTATGGATTATGTCACGGCTATGGCATAAAAACAAACTAAAGCAAAATAACACTTTCACTGAAAATGTTTCACTAAATACCTAGAGTGTTTTGAAATATGTAAAACAGACCATTGTATACTACTTCCAAAAGCTTAGTTGTATTGACTTCTCAATGGAAAAGCCCATTCTAAAGTCTTCGTGGGATCGAGTCACATGGAAATGTAGCGAAAGCACTTCAGCACTCTATAGGCCTCTATACTGTTGCTGGGTCAGGGGTTTACACAATGGGGCCCACAGATTCTTTGGGTTTGGTCAGGTATAAAAGTAAGGGTTAACACAGACAGGACATCAGTGTAGCAACAGCACAGCTCAAAGAAACAACTGCAACCATGATGGGCAAGGTAAGCACAGTGTTTTAGCCTACAGTTTTAAGTTTAATGATTGAATAATGGCTGGTTTAGTCGATTACAATCGCAATATCTTTCAATATATTTCTCTGGTAATAATATTtacaaatgttttattttgtattttcagATCATCTTCTACGAGGACAGGAACTTCCAGGGTCGTTCCTATGAGACCAGCCAGGACTGCCCTGACATGTCCTCCTACCTGAGCAGGTGCCACTCCTGCAGGGTTGAGAGTGGCTGCTTCATGGTCTACGATCGCCCCAACTTCATGGGAAACCAGTACTTCATGAAGAGGGGAGAGTACTCCGACTACCAGCGTATGATGGGAATGAATGACTGCATCAGGTCCAGCCGCATGATCCCCATGGTAGGTTGAAAATATTTCATCTTTAAAATAGAATAATCTTGTCATTGAAAATAAAACTCTCATATTACACAAGTTTATATGTAATTTATCTGATCAATGAAACCTGTTATTTCCTTCTAACAGCACCGTGGAAACTTCAGGATGAGGATCTATGAGAGGGAGAACTTCGGAGGTCAGATGCACGAGATTATGGATGACTGTGACTCCATTATGGATCGTTACCGTATGTCCGACTGCCAGTCCTGCAACGTGATGGACGGTCACTGGCTGATGTACGAGCAGCCCCACTTCAGAGGCAGGCAGATGTACATGAGGCCTGGAGAGTACAGGAGCTTCAGAGAGATGGGCATGGGAATGGGAGGCATGAGCGGTGGCATGAGGTTCATGAGCATGAGGCGTATCATGGACAACATGACTATGTAATTTCCTCAAATATTTATGAAAATTGTATATTAAATTTATTTCCAACTTTTGAAACTGCTACATTGTCTTGTTTTGTGATTATTTTACTGAGCGCACTCCATGTTTAAGGATTTCACTATTTCAATACTTACATTTCAAAGTTTTTGTGTAGATATGATTGTGTACAATAGATATATAGTATGCTCGATGTAAAGTAACATCCAGTGATATTTCAGATCTAAATACACATGTATTACTGTGCACTTTTATTGGAGGAATGCCAACACTAGTGTACATTGTTAAGCAAATTGTTTTCACAACTCATTTATTTACTGTTGTATGTTATAATAATTATTGTATTGTTGTATTGTATAATAATCAGCCATATAGGCAAcaacacaatatatatatttgtaaactATAGACGTAAGAAGTGAAGAATaataagatggcgccgacagagatGGTCGACATCTTACGTGTTCCAACCCCACTTTGCTATTTTGTGACTTCTTTTGTGTTTATCCTTACTTTTTTGTACAGAAAGCTCACACCATTATCACCCATGACTGCCAAGTAATTTTGAACTACAACTCGACCTTGACTTCAACCTCGATTTCGGCTCCTACTTCAACTCCGACTCAGCTGTTCCCTTGTTTACACCAGACCCTACGGCATTGTTCGGGCTATCCAAGCACTGCAAGAGAAGacgagagaggagggctggagtCCTTGTTAGAAGCAGAGAAAATCGTCCGGCACTCCCCTCCGTTTTAGGCAAATGTCCAGTCACTTGAGGACAAGATGGATGTGCTCCGTTCGATAGTTTCCTTCCAACGGGACGTGAAAAGCAGTAATATGATATGCTTTTCAGAAACTTGACTGACGGGCGATATGTACATAAAACTCAGGCAAAAccaaagggggaggggtgtgCCTCTTTGTAAACAACAACTGGTGCGCTGCTTCAAGTGTGAAGTAAGTCTAGAGCTTTTGCTCACCTGAACTAGAATACCTCATGGTAAGTTGCAGACCTTTTTATCTACCAACAGAGTTTCCATCTGTACTCATCACTGCTGTCTGTAAAAAAAAACTCTTCCCCGCGTGAAATAGTTCCCAATCATTCTGATTGTGTTCTGATTGTGACATCACGTTGTAAAATGTCTCACAGCACGCGCGTCTCTTtgtgtggatggctgagctcatgCGGATGCTTCTCTCTCACACCATCCCTTGACCTCGAAAAACTGTTCTGTGGGCATGTGCATTTGCTACATCTGCCAATCTGGACTCGCTCGTCAAAGTGCTGAGGGTTTGATGTGAGGAGATTGTTTGCCATTGCAAAGATTTGGCTCTACTTTTTCGAAAGACAATGCATATATTTGTTCAAGACTGCTATCTCAAAACTAAACCTGTGAACATCTGCTGAAAGAAACTATCTACAAGGTAAGTGCTAACTTTCTATCTTTCTCAGTCACAACTAATCACAAGCTAACATTACTTCtcctttgctagctagccaattcaATCCGTATCACGGAAATTCAGCGTTACAGTGTAACACAATCACACCAAgcagctgaaatgacagcaaactgtgtgcattttcatttgttttacctttgtttctattgccaattCTTTGGATATAGCCATTATAATAATGATCCTGATAAATGAATTTGCCTGGATCAGAGAAGCTGTCAGTCTCGTCACGTTCATATACATGGCACGATGGAGatgacaaacaaaaaaacagcaacATGTTGCATAGGTCAGGTAGGCTTATATTAACCCCCGCTGTACCAAGCCAAATGCTAGGCTAGTAGCATGGATAATAAATATTGTCTAGACACTTTTTTCCAGGGGAGAAGAAGTTTACAAATTGACTGGCTGGCCTGTGGGATAGTGGATGCACATTGATAAATCTAATGGAACTGTTAACAGGCATTACCCGTGGAATGCAGGGATTGTGGTGCTATAACTCActgctatcaaccaatcagcatccaggatccaaacaacccgtTATATGCTGTGCATATTGCTGTTATTATGAATTAAGATGAAGAGTGTTTGCCTTTGTTATATCTAATGTACTATGTGTTCTCTGGTAACCGGCTGGTAACCAGTATGCCCTAACCATGACTGACCTCATTTATTTGCGAAGGTATTTAATCCTTATAAACTCTAAACCCAAACAGGATGTTCAGACAAACAATAAGGTCCTTCTTCTTCAGTGTGTGGGAGCTGATCCTGAGATTACATCCTTTGGGTGCATGTCCACTTAATGATATATGCGACACGTTGAAGACTCATTTCCATGTCATTGGAAATGGCTGGTGCATAAGGTCTCATGAGAtaaaacaagctccgactgggaaatacgttttgaacggtcatccaactcagaattccaagtcagGAACTCTGCCctttttctagagctccgacctgaagatcactgatgtcatgattcaaccttgtttttttcagagttcccagttgtcttgaaagtaccataaatccagagaatgccagactttgatgacaatgtttgatgacaaaatttgccacgaaggaccgccacgccaccttcctgttcaagtaagcacagcacaacaaggtgagtccaaaaatgccttgtatgctgctgcataaatgatgtaatatttcaggtagatatgtatactgtagctaagaaagtaatattaagtgtatgttgtgtagtaagcttttagtagcccatgtgcctcaccctaataatttggtcccttttcccctcataagttagcctactgttctgacttggtggtgcacatttagcctatagcctgttttagagacaTGTCATCATCGAATTTTGTAAGAgaattcattgtctgcttatatgccccctttattattactacggttctgacttggtgtacagggagaatactgtaagaagaattctgtcgctgtacatttaaaaagtgctgaacaaatagttatattgactacgtccgtcctagctcgctcatttatgtcttaatcgaaattacggattgtcTCTTATCCGCTcttcgtccccttatgccatagtttgtacatctcaattgtcagtagaaaccacatttgtttaagcaagtcagccatatcagtgatgtttttttttaaggcagtaaatgaggctaaaTTAACAGTTTTGCTGCcggacaaggctccgctgatagccaggtgtagcagtggtaaggtgttgggactctgctgttgggacagctttatgtaggtcctaacagtttgtgggcaccgtttgtcaccattatagtgcaattaatatattgtttagtgttgtgttgtgtagtgtagtggctttgctggcatgcataaaaaaaatgtgggggagtttgccccaccaagatttacatgctaaaatcgccactgtgcGTGTGCCACAgtgaattttcttcacaatagacaaacatatgttcattctgttcagaacaacccagggtatggtgccatgtcatcttgtaactgtacatcaaacatagagATCATAAATGGTGACTGTGTTTGACATTAGTTTTATGATAttggactcatgggtgtttggcttgcttgtatgacatcaaagcggtatgtATTATAATCCGTAtcatctcatctttcaaaatacatgtCCTTTActgcatttccctcactcagacaacaaaacatttgcaaaggTTGctgggtacgagtgtaaagggctacataACAAAATCCTGTATTTTATTGCAGCAATGCCTTCAGGAACGTCTGGGATCTGAGTGAATGGACCGTCGTGTACCCATCACAATGGCGCCAGGCTCAGATGTCTGCTCCGTAAATCGTCACCTTATTTAAATACACAACCTGTGTGTTCCAGGTTCTGAACCAAGCGTCTGAATTAAGATATTCAactcaatcatattgctgcttatGTGTTACAGATGGCAGAACTTGAGGTTGACGGCCTTGTGGTGGAGACACAGGATCTCGATGAGTCAGCATTGTGGCATCTTCGTCGATACCATGCCGCGTCTCTGGCCAAGTATGTTGTGACTAAGATGACATACAACATGTAtgtaattggagtccacctcatAGTTCATGCATAATATTTGCAATTGGAATACGTTTGATCAATAAAAAATAATGAACTTTATTAATTGGTATTTTCCAGAACACTTGCTCTCCACTGCCACCTTGGCGTTGATGCCCTCACTGACGAAGAAATTGAGGTAATTTACTTGTCTGAAGAAATTATGATTGTCTTGATGAGTCTCTCAACTACAATTTGCTTACAATTCAAATTGCATACCGAGAGCTTTCCGACGGCACAGTCACAAACAACAAGATGAGCAAGTGGCTGGATCCTTCAGGATCGTCCAGGGTGAGACAAGAAGGCTTGAAGTTTGCTCATCCTGCAGTCTCCAAGTTCCAAGAGGCCCTCAGAAGGAAGATATTCAGGGTCATCACACAGCTGGACATGGACTTTGACACATACACCCATATGTAATGAAATGTGGTATTGGATGTTTTTGTGTGTTAAAGGTGTGTACATTTTGCAGTCAATACACCACAGTGTGGATTCTGCAGAGCATGAGGGTTTCAGTCGGGCAAAGCTGTACTTAGTTATCCACACACATATTGACTCCCCATAATTTTATTTCACTATTTGgttgcatcaaatcaaatcaaatgtaatttgccacatgtgctgaatacaacaggtgta is a window from the Coregonus clupeaformis isolate EN_2021a chromosome 23, ASM2061545v1, whole genome shotgun sequence genome containing:
- the LOC121536328 gene encoding gamma-crystallin M3-like, with translation MMGKIIFYEDRNFQGRSYETSQDCPDMSSYLSRCHSCRVESGCFMVYDRPNFMGNQYFMKRGEYSDYQRMMGMNDCIRSSRMIPMHRGNFRMRIYERENFGGQMHEIMDDCDSIMDRYRMSDCQSCNVMDGHWLMYEQPHFRGRQMYMRPGEYRSFREMGMGMGGMSGGMRFMSMRRIMDNMTM